A single window of Dendropsophus ebraccatus isolate aDenEbr1 chromosome 5, aDenEbr1.pat, whole genome shotgun sequence DNA harbors:
- the LOC138794151 gene encoding keratin, type II cytoskeletal cochleal-like, with translation MSHHSILASSGHKHSSSHGILSHSSKHTGHGHKAHHCFSSASAHNIGSKGHKISIGSFHKSGHGSGFGGMGGGFGGQSGHGGITPVTVNEGLLAPLNLEFDTNIQRVRNEEKNQIKGLNNKFASFIDKVRYLEQQNKMLETKWAFLQDQKTARCQIEPLFEAFISNLRRQLESLESERARLDAERNSMESTVEDLRRSYEEEMNRRMAAENEFVSIKRDVDAAFMNKAELQAKADSLTDEITFLRTLYDAEISQLQAQISDISVVLSMDNSRDLDLDSIIAEVRAQYEEIANRSRAEAEAMYQTRFDELRMAAGRNGSDLQSSRDEIAGLNQTIQRLKGEIECAKSQRAALEAAVLEAEERGEAAVRDAKNKLVELEAALQKAKQDMARQLKEYQELMNVKLALDIEIATYKKMLEGEEHRMADDSSVNIAVLHSSTGGKHHSGHHGGHHHSGSHHGGYHHSAGHHGGHHHSHHHHTHHHHEGHHHSHHHNLPSSHVSSKNHSGHSHHC, from the exons ATGTCTCATCACTCCATCCTCGCCTCCTCTGGACACAAGCACTCCAGCTCCCATGGCATCTTATCCCATTCTTCTAAACACACAGGACATGGACACAAGGCTCATCATTGCTTCAGCAGTGCAAGTGCCCATAACATTGGATCCAAGGGACATAAGATCTCAATTGGAAGTTTTCATAAAAGTGGACATGGATCTGGATTTGGAGGAATGGGTGGTGGTTTTGGAGGACAATCTGGCCACGGAGGTATCACTCCTGTGACTGTGAATGAAGGACTTCTGGCTCCTCTTAACTTGGAGTTTGACACTAACATACAGAGAGTGAGAAATGAGGAGAAAAACCAAATTAAAGGCCTCAACAATAAGTTTGCTTCTTTTATTGACAAG GTGAGATATCTGGAGCAGCAGAATAAGATGCTTGAGACCAAGTGGGCTTTCCTACAAGACCAGAAAACAGCCAGGTGTCAGATTGAGCCTCTGTTTGAGGCTTTTATCAGTAACCTCAGAAGACAGCTGGAGAGTTTGGAAAGTGAGAGGGCTCGGCTAGATGCCGAAAGAAACTCTATGGAATCCACTGTTGAAGACCTAAGAAGAAG CTATGAAGAAGAGATGAACAGGCGCATGGCAGCTGAGAATGAATTTGTTAGTATAAAGAGA GATGTTGATGCTGCCTTCATGAACAAAGCTGAACTTCAGGCCAAGGCCGACTCCCTCACTGATGAAATCACCTTCCTAAGGACTCTATACGATGCT GAGATCAGTCAGCTCCAGGCTCAGATCTCGGACATTTCGGTTGTTTTGTCCATGGACAACAGCCGAGACCTGGACCTGGATAGTATCATCGCTGAGGTTAGAGCTCAGTATGAAGAGATTGCTAATAGAAGCAGAGCTGAGGCCGAGGCCATGTACCAGACAAGG TTTGATGAGCTCCGTATGGCAGCCGGAAGAAATGGGAGTGATCTGCAGAGCAGCAGAGATGAGATCGCTGGACTCAACCAAACAATCCagagacttaaaggagaaattGAATGTGCAAAATCCCAG CGTGCTGCACTGGAAGCTGCTGTATTGGAGGCTGAGGAACGTGGTGAAGCTGCTGTGAGGGATGCCAAGAATAAACTGGTAGAACTGGAGGCTGCTCTACAGAAGGCCAAGCAGGACATGGCTCGCCAACTGAAAGAGTACCAGGAACTGATGAATGTCAAACTGGCTCTGGATATTGAGATCGCCACCTATAAGAAGATGCTGGAGGGAGAGGAGCACAG GATGGCTGATGATAGCTCCGTGAATATAG CTGTTCTTCATTCAAGCACTGGAGGCAAACACCATTCAGGTCACCATGGTGGACATCACCATTCAGGAAGCCATCATGGTGGATATCACCATTCAGCAGGCCACCATGGTGGACATCATCATTCTCATCATCACCATACTCATCATCACCATGAGGGACATCACCATTCTCATCACCACAATTTACCTAGCAGCCATGTTTCCAGCAAAAACCACTCTGGCCACAGCCACCATTGTTAA